Within Dermacentor albipictus isolate Rhodes 1998 colony chromosome 3, USDA_Dalb.pri_finalv2, whole genome shotgun sequence, the genomic segment AACTATTACGTTCCTTGCTTCTTTTTATGTCCCTGTGTTGATTGTTCTGTTTTTGACCTTTGTTCTTTTCTACCTTGTACAccctccccccttatgtaataccccgacaggggcctttaagggacaataaatgatgatgatgatgatgatgatgatgatgatgatgatgaaaagtgGCACGAGCTCCCGTGCGCACGCGCTCTCGCACGCGCTGCGTGACCTGACGCACATGGTTATTCCGCAAGACAGGAGCAGACACGCTCAGCAGAGGCCGAGtgggcttgcaaaaaaaaaaaaagccttcgcCTTAAAGGTGGGACCAATAGTAAGTTGAATTACGAGTAGGCGCTGTCCAATTTTCCGGAGTTGCCTTAACGAGGTTTGATCAGGCGTGGCAGAGGACCGTCACGTTATACTTATCGTTAGTGATCCTGAAATGCTTTTTAGCGTTCTTTCTGAAACGTCGGCTTACAATAACGATTTGTCTGTGTAAGCGAAAGAAGAAACTCTAAAACACCAGTTTTGTGGCTGCCCATGTCAGACAAAGAAAATCAGTCATGCCTTTCGGATGGCTTTAGGAAAACTAGATGACAGGCCCTTTTACAAAACTAAAGACCCTGGTACCGTACGTGGCTTTGTGCATCTGCAACATACAAGGCCACGGAAGCGCTGTCGCGCTTTCTGTGGTCCGCCAGCTGTGGcacgatcggagatattttgttcgctgcgctttctgttcagttgctgcaacgtcacaaagttgcagtatgcaaaattcgtgacagcggggcggagagagcagccaatcaggaagcggtgacctccccggaagtttacttccgtcgtttgtcgtctgcttgcaagcagtatactacaaaaccaaatgtttctcgtcttccaaatgaattaaatctttatctaaaaaaatgtatttttcttctcaagcccaaacacgttttcaaatagtagtacgtgtgactactgcaatttataagtACAacgttctttgcgtcgtccctaggtggtgtcgcgcacagcgagaaggaaaaagaaaaaaaaaaacgacgggaagagtggcgcacttttcaagaggcagcgacaacatcccagtggctcacTCTGTGCAACCAgcaaattatttgtttcgagaaagaaaaacgacgccggaattcactttctgtcatttcttcaaacgcgtttcgcaaacgtgccattctgcagccgcaaaggccgcctgttggatccaatccaatccaccagacgcgccatgcgaagccgtatgatcgctccaaacttctcaactcccgtcgcgttcggacgaaatgctcggtgggcggatgattgacaggagcgtgtcgtcattttgacgtcaccaaaaacggggtggcgccccgcggctggcgacgtcggcgcggagtaggccaatcgcgcgcgccggtaaccgaacgaacgcgccgaacaaccatctccgatcgcacccctggtgtGCACCGCATGTGACTGACTAAACGATGAACGCttgcgcatgtgtgtgcgtgcaaacTGTGAacctttctcctctctctcttctcatcattccctcccccttcaccagctgagagtagccaaccgggcttTGCCTGGTTAACCGTTTTTGCCCTTTCTCTTATCGCTCCTCTCTCTTCTCTCAcgtgagagagaaaaagaaagaaaaaaaaaagaaacgtggaaGGGGACGAACAGGGGAAGTAGTAAGAAAACTAGGGGGTGTTGCATAGTACAGCTTTCAAATAGAATACGAATATTAGAAAGAAATGTAGGTTTTGAGAGTAAAATAGGATGCCGAATATTTTCCCGCTTCATTGAGCACAAAAATAAACATAGTGATGATGAATAAATGCAGCAGGTAGCGAGAAAGATGtgatccatttttttttctacatcagCACACACAACGCCATTTGCAAGTCCATTGGACTGTAGAGCTTGTAggccgcaaaaaagaaagaaaaaaaagcgcttcAATATGGTTTGGCTCATAACGGGCACTCTATGTATGCGGCAGGTGAGCTGCACAAGGACGGCCCTTTTCTACAGCAGGCACATCCATACAATCGCTGTAGCGCCGTATATTCGGTCACAATCGAATAATCGATGATGTGGAGCGTACACCCCTACACTCCTCGAATCGAATATATTGATAGAATCGAAACAAAAGCAGTCGATTGATGTTTGAAAACTTGAATATTGGCACGCCTATACACagacaaagaaacaacaacaaagaaacaaagtgatAGAACGGCAGCAAACTTTGTTTATAtattccgaaaaaaagaaaatgaaaactacTGGCTGGCGGTCCTTTAAGTTGCAGCAAAGCGCCGTGAATGGAGAGAAGGCACCGGTGCGCCGCGAGTTCGCAGCACGATTAACGGGCGCGCAGTGCCGTGCTGTCTCACGCGCCGCCAGCCCGCTCGGTCAACGGTGGCTCCGGGCAACAACCTCCGGCCGTTGCGTCACTGGGGAGCACGGCTAGCGGTCGTTACCGCGCCGCCGGATTGAGTCTTTTCTTTTCCGCGTACCTGCTTGAGTGTCCGCTTCCCTCTCCCGTGGCGACATTAAGAAACGGCGCGAGGAGGACAAGCGTGCCTGGCGCATCTCGGTCCGTACGCGGCCGCGCCGAACACAAAGGAAGAAAAGAGAGAAGGCGAGGGAGGGGGAGGGATGAGAAAGACAGCGCGTACGTAATTCGCGTAGTTCCCCAATATCGCGTGTCGTGTTTGGATAGCATCGATGCGCGTTAGGATGAAGCTCTCATGTGTAATTTAAGAAAGCGTGGTCAGAGCTGTCCAGACGAACGAGGGCTCCCAAGGCACGCGTGGTGGGAGATAATACCTCGTTCGCGCCCTTTCCAGCCAAGCTCGCCCTCACCCGGCATCTCCACGGGCGCCTCGCCTTGGCCCGGCCGAAAAGAAAACAGGTAGGAGTGTGAGggtgagacagacagacagatagacagaggAAGGGCACTGGGGCTCCCTTGCGAATCAAGGTCACAGTCTTCCTGGGCAGCGGAGGGTCCAGTTCGGTCGCAGAACGGGCTCACGAACGCCGAAGACGCGATGGAGAACTCGGGCACAGCGGCCGTCGCCTTGGATTCGACGGTGGCGACAGTGTTCCTGCGGCGGGACCCCCGCACGGAGGGCTGGGCCCTGGTGGGCAACAAGCAGTTCATCGTGGGCCTGCTCTGCGCCTACGTCTACGTCGTCAAGGTGGCCGGGCCCCGCTTCATGCAGGGCCGCAAGCCGTACGAGAACCTCAAGCCGGTGATTATGATCTACAATGCCGCCATGGTGGTGCTCAACTGGTACTTTATGGTGGCCTACCTGACGAGGAGCTACTTGGGCGGCGGCTACAGCTTCGTGTGCCAGGGCATCGACTACGACGCGCGCGACGAGATGACCATGAGCTTCCTCGCGCACTGCTGGTGGTACGAGTGGGTGAGGGTCGCGGACTTTCTGGACACGGCGTTCTTCGTGCTGCGCAAAAAGGACTCACACATTTCCGTGCTGCACGTTGTCCACCACGTCTTGGTGGTCTTCAACGGCTGGTACGGGCTCGCGTACGGAGCCGACGGGCACATCGCCTTGACCCTGATCTTCAACAGCTTCGTGCACGTGGTGATGTACTCGTACTACTTCCTCTCCTTGCTGGGTCCCGCGGTCCGCAAGCACCTCTGGTGGAAGAGGTACCTCACCCAGCTGCAGCTGTTCCAGTTCGCTGTGCTGATCGCGCACGGGTTGGTGCCGCTGTTCTTTGAGTGCGGATACCCACTGGCGCACGTGTACATCGGCCTGCCCCAGGGACTCTTCTTTCTCTTCATGTTTCTCAACTTTTACTTGAAGAACTACAACGACAGGAAAAAAATGGCAGCGTCACATAACGCCTCGACGACCAAGGTTCAATGAATTCActctcagataaaaaaaaaacgaccttttttgtttcttgttccCTCTCAGAGAATATATGTATTTTACAATGCTTGTTCCAAAAGTGATTTCTTTTTCCTCTGGCGCTTGCAGCTGCGTGGTTGCAAAAGAGTTTTCTGGCTTTGGGAATACCTATATGCTACGGGTGGGGGAGTGGAATATTCCCGAAAAATGATGCTACGCCACATATATTCATTTCTTTAGATTTGAGTCTTTCAGGTTTAATCTCATAATAGTGACAGCGTGGGATTTCACCGTTGCAGGAGATCTtgagagaatatatatatatatatatatatatatatatatatatatatatatatatatatatatatatatatatatatatatatatatatatatatatatatatatatatatatatacacactagAGTCAATAGAGTCACTAGAGTCAATATATATGGCGGCGCTGTTGTCGCATGAATGCTAAGCGCCACGACGTAGCTAGGTGAGTGCTTTACAGGTCGTGCTTCTGATGCTGAACGTTCCGTGCTCCTCGAAAGCTGTCACACTACACTATCGATGCCCCTCAAGGTTTCCATGCCTGTTTACCGCCGAGATCGCTGAACGGGGGACGAAGTCTTACTGAAGAATCTATGTTTTTCGCTGCGCCGTCTCGCTGCGTCTCAGCGGGTGGGAAACGCATGCAGGAGATTCCACGCTTGCGCTGAACAGGAACTGCAAAGTTATTGTAGCTGTCACGGCTGCCTAATTAAACTGATGTCGCACCATTTCCCGAGGCACTCATAAGATTGCCCTAAGACGAGCTAATTCACTGCTAACCGAGGCGTGAGAAGCGTGCAGTTATCCTTACTAGTTAGCTATCCTTCATTCCTTCAACGTTCCTTATTGACTAATCGATATTATCGAGTAACATATTTATCTGTATCCTGACACTAAAGCTTACTATCGATGATAGAATGATCGTCAGTATAATTATAATGATAAGACCGAATTAGGTTCAGCGTATGAACAAAACTGAAGCGCCTATGTCTGTGTTAAGCCGTTCTGGGGTCGTGATCAGATTGCGCATTTACATTGTAATAATCAAACAGTAGCGCCGAAATAAACATGGCGGAAGCAGGGTGTCGAACAGAGGGGAAAAAATGATTACTTTTTTATTGCGTTTGATCTGCTCCGCTACtgtacataaaagtgtttttcagagcgtgaaagaagcccgcgaatgctcGCAAAATTACCGCACgagtggccgctcgaggcactttgcgtgtattcgcgggcttctttcacgctttgAAAAACACTTCTACGTAGCACGTATTGTGCAACAGAAACCTGTAGCGGGAGGTTTTCATGTTGCTTCACAATTTTCTCATAGTGAATTTTCGTCTAATTATAACGTTTTAAAGAGGACTTGTTAAgacgaattatgtaattaggcagaatgcaatgaaaaataatttgagtatcttcAAGGCACGTGCAGCAACATTAATTACCTTAGTTCTGCCCAGCTACGGGGTGTTTGCACATTTTGtaaagtttggctaaagttacttGGGGCACCTTGTATCGTTTGCAACGCCTCGCTGCTTCTCAGCGGGTGGGAAACACAGGGCACGCTGCGTTAACGTTCGAAATGTCCATGCTTTGCAGACGATCGACGCTGGCAACGGACTCCGATCATAATTGGTTGTTTTTCTGCGTTAGACCTcgcaccagaaaaagaaaaggtgacgCGCCGAACTAGCCACAATCGGGGGGTCCCACAAGTAGAtagattttttatgcgaagcatattacgagggctcaacccagctcctcaggcgcggcggtgaccatgaaatcacgtgacaccgtgacgtcacgacagaggagaagtggctttggctcaactcttgcaagacgggctgggtgggaatcgaaccagggtctccggagtgtgggacggagacgctaccactgagccacgagttttttttttttttttttttctttattgccggtcgttggcccggataaaaattacacattcacaaataatcaaaAGGCACACTCACAATATGTTGAAAACAACCGCAGAACTTGTGCGGCTGCGCTTGTGCTAAAATTCTCTTATCGCCaatacaacgcttcaaagcggtacaaaagcgcctctagtgaatgcggtgttgccttagaaacgcgctgtttctaaggcgtgcgtctcttgctcaggcgcacatttcgttgccgcgccgaacgctgctttgctcgacgctcaccgcgtccaatgcgggacgcgtagtcgctgccctgtagcccattgtcttacaccccttggcgggtcgacgggaacgctgtcgcgttccactcttgaaggcgaagaagtaatgcatgagttgtttcttcgtctagccgaaccaaatatagccaagcaacagcagttcaccaggctaaacagtggttcaacaactaaaataaaggctagtatgcttcgcatcctgggcttaaccttacctaagccacagccatttttttttatcagatACGAACGTTTCTATCGTTCGCTTTTTGGGCACATTTTCAAACCGAACATCCCGCTTCTCAATCCAACCTCATGGCACGTGGGGTGCCAGACAAGTTGCTTAGCACAGGTTAAGAGATCCGTGTTTTCCTTTCATagaaaattagcatttctcttTTTCCCCCTTCTGTTCCAATAAAGTATACGTGCGCCTTTAGAAGCTAAAGTTCGAGGAAACTTTCACCATTTGCTTTTGATAATGTATCTCTTTAATCGCTTCACGCTGCAAGCCAGAAAACAGATTTTGCTGCACTTGTCTATCGCAtccttgaagaaaagagcgctacgaagacccggactaaaagaggaacatgtacgacggactcTTTtagttcctcttttagtccgcgtcttcg encodes:
- the LOC135914069 gene encoding very long chain fatty acid elongase AAEL008004-like, which produces MENSGTAAVALDSTVATVFLRRDPRTEGWALVGNKQFIVGLLCAYVYVVKVAGPRFMQGRKPYENLKPVIMIYNAAMVVLNWYFMVAYLTRSYLGGGYSFVCQGIDYDARDEMTMSFLAHCWWYEWVRVADFLDTAFFVLRKKDSHISVLHVVHHVLVVFNGWYGLAYGADGHIALTLIFNSFVHVVMYSYYFLSLLGPAVRKHLWWKRYLTQLQLFQFAVLIAHGLVPLFFECGYPLAHVYIGLPQGLFFLFMFLNFYLKNYNDRKKMAASHNASTTKVQ